A single region of the Mercenaria mercenaria strain notata chromosome 6, MADL_Memer_1, whole genome shotgun sequence genome encodes:
- the LOC123548310 gene encoding transcriptional regulator ERG homolog, whose translation MQGIKQPDYYRACSFTGFSGMMFPDPSYGKTAWTPQSPGSQIHQGYPHPHSPLSALGKPSIEPVNSPWRPQGSGQIQLWQFLLELLSDSSNVNCILWEGTNGEFKLVDPDEVARRWGERKSKPNMNYDKLSRALRYYYDKNIMTKVHGKRYAYKFDFAGLAQAMQPSAPDPAAYKYQQDLFMSSYHHNSKFNYLNAHSPMTSSPSLFPPPSSYWSPSNGSCSFYQNISSSHMPHHSTPMPPAPHIGTYY comes from the exons ATGCAAGGAATAAAACAACCAGACTACTACAGAGCGTGTAGTTTTACCGGCTTTTCCGGAATGATGTTTCCGG ATCCATCCTACGGAAAGACTGCCTGGACACCTCAAAGTCCTGGGTCACAGATCCACCAAG gtTATCCACACCCACATAGCCCTTTGTCGGCGCTAGGCAAGCCCTCGATAGAACCAGTCAACTCGCCATGGAGACCACAAG GCAGCGGACAAATACAGTTATGGCAGTTTCTGTTGGAACTACTTTCAGACAGTAGTAATGTGAATTGTATTTTATGGGAAGGTACTAATGGTGAATTCAAACTTGTGGACCCTGATGAAGTGGCACGCAGATGGGGCGAAAGGAAGAGCAAGCCAAATATGAACTATGACAAATTAAGCCGTGCGCTAAGATATTATTACGATAAAAACATTATGACAAAAGTACATGGAAAGAGATACGCGTACAAATTTGATTTCGCCGGATTAGCACAAGCAATGCAACCAAGTGCACCAGACCCGGCAGCGTATAAATACCAACAGGACTTGTTCATGTCAAGCTATCATCATAATTCAAAATTCAACTACCTAAATGCGCATTCTCCTATGACATCATCACCAAGTTTGTTCCCGCCACCTTCAAGTTACTGGTCGCCATCAAATGGAAGCTGTTCATTTTACCAGAATATTTCTAGTTCACATATGCCGCACCATTCAACACCAATGCCACCAGCACCCCACATTGGAACCTACTACTGA